The DNA sequence CCGCTCGGAGTTTCCCGCGGGCGCGCTCGACGACTTCGTCCTCGTGCGCTCGGACGGCCACCCGCTCTACCACTTCACGGTCTGCGTCGACGACGTCGCGATGGGCATCACGCACGTCGTGCGCGGCGTCGACCACCTCCCGAACGCCCCGAAGCACGTCGCGCTCTTCCGCGCGCTCGGCGCGCCCTGCCCCGTCTTCGCGCACCTCGGGATGATCCTCGGCGCCGACGGCAAGAAGCTGAGCAAGCGCCACGGTGCGGCGGGCGTCGAGGAGTTCCGGGACCAGGGCTTCCTGCCCGAGGCGCTCGTGAACTTCCTCGCGCTCCTCGGCTGGTCGCCCGGCGAGGACCGCGAGCGGATGACGCTCGCCGAGATGACGGCCCTCTTCGCGCTCGAGCGCATCGGCCCGTCGCCCTCGCGCTTCGACCACGAGAAGCTCCAGTGGATGAACGGGCAATACATCCAGGAGACGCCCGCCGCGCGCCTCCTCGCGCTCCTCGCGCCGTTCGGCCTCCCGGCGCGGGATCCCGAGACGCTCGCGAAGGGAATCGCCCTCCTGCGGCCGCGGGTGAAGACGCTGGTCGAGCTCGCTCAGGGGCTCACCGTCTACGGCGACGATCCCTCCACTTTCGACCCGGCGGGCCTGAAGAAGTTCGGCAAGCCCGAGCTCGCTCCCGTCCTCCGCGCGCTCGCGGCGCGCCTCGACGCCGTCGAGCCGTTCACCCACGCCGCCATGGAGGAGGCCGCCCGCGCGCTCGCCGCCGAGACGAGCCTCGGGCTCGGCCAGATCGCGCAGCCCGCGCGCCTCGCGATCACGGGCTCCCTCGCGTCTCCGCCGCTCTTCGAGATGATCGAGGTCCTCGGCCGGGACACGACCCGCCGGAGGATCCTCGCGTTCGCCGACCGCATCGCCGCGCCGGCGGCCCCGAACTGAGGAATTCCATGGACGACACGAAGACTCCCGCGCCCCCCGTTCCCGGCAAGGACTTCATCCGCGAGATCGTCGACGCGGACGGCGCCTCCGGCAAGCACGGCGGGCGCGTGGCCACCCGGTTCCCGCCCGAGCCGAACGGGTACCTCCACATCGGCCACGCGAAGTCGATCTGCCTGAACTTCGGGATCGCGAAGGAGTACGGCGGGACCTGCAACCTCCGCTTCGACGACACGAACCCGCTCAAGGAAGAGGTCGAGTACGTCGACTCGATCCAGGCGGACGTGAAGTGGCTCGGGTTCGACTGGGAGGACCGCCTCTTCTACGCGTCCGACTACTTCGAGAAGCTCTACGAATTCGCCGAGACGCTCATCGGCAAGGGCAAGGCGTTCGTGTGCGACCTCACGGCCGACGAGGTCCGCACGACGCGCGGGACGCTGACGGAGCCCGGCACGAACAGCCCGTACCGCGACCGTTCGCCCGCCGAGAACCTCGACCTCTTCCGCCGGATGCGCGCGGGCGAGTTCCCCGACGGCGCGCGCACGCTGCGCGCGAAGATCGACATGGCCGCGCCGAACATCAACCTGCGCGACCCGGCGCTCTACCGGATCCGCAAGACGGTCCACCACCGCACGGGCGACGCGTGGCACCTCTACCCGATGTACGACTACGCCCACGCGATCTCGGACTGGATCGAGCGCATCACGCACTCGCTCTGCACGCTCGAGTTCGAGGACCACCGGCCGCTTTACGACTGGTGCCTCGAGGCCCTGGACCTGCCCGAGCGGCCGCGCCAGATCGAGTTCGCGCGGCTGAACGTCACGTACACGCTGCTCTCCAAGCGCAAGCTCCTGCACCTCGTGACCGGCAAGCACGTCACGGGCTGGGACGACCCGCGCATGCCCACGCTCGCGGGGTTCCGCCGCCGCGGGTACACGCCCGAGGCCATCCGCGAGTTCTGCGACCGCATCGGCCTCGCCAAGCGCAACAGCGTCGTCGAGGTGGAGCTTCTCGAGCACTGCCTGCGCGAGGACCTCAACAAACGCGCCCCGCGCTTCATGGGCGTCCTCGACCCCGTGAAGGTCGTCCTCGTGAACTGGCCCGAGGGGAAGGTCGAGACGCTCGACGCCGTGAACAACCCCGAGGACGCGTCGCAGGGGACGCGCGCCGTGCCGTTCTCCGGGACGCTCTACATCGACCGCGACGACTTCCGCGAGGTTCCGCCGCCGAAGTACCACCGCCTTTCGCCCGGCACGGAAGTCCGGCTGCGCTGGGCGTACGTGATCCGCTGCACGGAGGTCGTCAAGGACGCCGCGGGAACGATCACGGAGATCCGCGCGACGTACGACGCCGCGACGAAGGGCGGCGAGGCGCCGGGGCGGAAGGTCAAGGGGACGATCCACTGGGTCTCCGCCGCCGAGTCCCTCCCGGCCGAGGCGCGGCTCTACGACCGCCTCTTTGCCGTGCCGAATCCCGATGACGCGCCGGAAGGCCAGGACTTCCTCGCGAACCTCAGTCCGGACTCGCTCGTCGTGCGGAGCGGCGCGCGCGTCGAGCCCGCGCTCGCGGCGCTGCCCGCAGGCACGGCGTTCCAGCTCGAGCGCACGGGCTATTTCGTCGTGGACCCGGACAGCGCCCCGGGCCGTCTCGTCTTCAACCGATCGGTGTCGCTGCGCGACTCGTGGGGAAAGATCGAGAAGAAAGCCGCCGGAGCGGGATGAGAACGCGGAGCCGGCTCCTCCTGTGGGCGCCGGTCGTCCTCCTCCTCGCCTTCGAGTACTGGCTCTCGGACCGGCCGCCGTCGTCTTTCCCGCGTCTCCTGCCCTTCGCCGGCGGAGACAAGTTCGTGCACGCGGCTTACTTCTTCCTGACGGGCATCCTCGCGGTGCGGGCGGCGCGCTTCGGCGAGGGCTGGGGACTCGCGAAGACCGCGGTCTTTCTCCTCCTCGGAGCGGCCCTGTGGGGCAGCTCGGACGAGATCCACCAGTCCTCCACGCCCGGGCGAAGCGTCGAGATCGGCGACGTCGTCGCGGACGTGGCAGGCGTCGGCCTCGCGGTCGTGGCGGGAGGGTGGATTCTCCGAACGTCGGGGCTCGAACGCGAGGCGTGAGCGGCGCACCGTTTGACCGCGGCGCGCCGCCCCCTCATAATCCGCCGCCCGCCTCGCTGGGGGGTCGTCCAACGGTAGGACTCCAGACTCTGGATCTGGCTATCGGGGTTCAAATCCCTGCCCCCCAGCCATTCTAAGAATCCCTTTTCAGTCTCCTGCGAGCGCCCGGAAGAAGGCCGCGAGGTCCTCCGGGTGGCCGTTGCCCTGATACGTCACCGAGATCGCGCCGGCCTTCCGGCCGCCGCGCGCCGCGGTCCTCCGCATCGCCACGCGGTCCGGCCTCGGACCGCCGCGGCGCCGGCGCGAGCCAGCGGGACGCAGACGCGAGACGTCCGGAGCGCCCAGGCGGACTCCAAAGCGCGTGCCGACCTCCTCGATGACCTTCTTGGCCTCGAGGACGGGGTTCTTGTCCAGCAGGGCCTTCGCGAACGCGATCGCTCCCGGCCGGTCGATGCCGAGCTTCTTGCGGACGTCGCGGATGACGCCGGCGCTGATCGTCTTCGGATTCAGTTTGAAGGCGCGGCCGATTGCGGCCTTCACTTCGCGCTCCGTGAGATTCTTGTTCTTCTTGAGCAAGTCCGTGACGAAGCCGCGAATTTTCGCGACGTTCTTATCCATGAGGTGAACCTCCCCGATGAGCAACTTTGTCATGGTGATGGACACAAATCAAACGTGACGGCGGCCGCCCCGCGCGACCCGTCAGTATTGCGAAATTGAAGGGTCGAGGCGCGCCGACCACGCGAGGATGCCGCCGTCGAGGTTCACGGCGTCGCGGCCGTGGGACTTGAGGAACGCCGCGATGTGCGCGCTGCGGCTTCCGCTGCGGCACGCGCACACGACCGTCCTGTCCTTCGGAATCTCGTCCAGCCGCGCCGGCACCTGGCTCATCGGAATGTGCAGCACCGCAAAGGGATAGCGGGCGACCGCGAGCTCGCGCGCCTCGCGCACGTCGAGAACGCAGACCGCTTCTCCCGCATCCAGCTTCCTCTTCAACTCCTCCACCGTCATGCGGTCTCCCTCCTCCCGGAGTGTAACGATAGAATCCCCCTCCCATGCTTGAAGAATTCCGTAACGAACCCTTCACCGACTTCAGCCGCGCCGAGGAGCGCTCCGCGTTCGAAGCGGCCCTCAACCGAGTGGACCGCCAGAAGGGCGCCGAGATCCCCGTCGTCGTGGGCGGACGGCGGCTCAAGACCGGCCGTCTCCTCGAGAACACGAACCCCTCCGACCGCTCGGAGGTGCTCTCCCGCCACCACCTCGCCGACCGCAGGATCGCCCTCAAGGCGGTCGAGGCGGCCGTCAAGGCGCAGAAGTCGTGGGCCGAGCTCCCGGCGCGCGAGCGCGCGTCCGTCCTCCTGCGCGCGGCCGCCCGCATGCGGGCGAAGAAGCACGACTTCTCCGCCACGATGGTCCTCGAGATCGGCAAGTCCTGGCCCGAGGCCGACGTCGAGACCGCCGAGGCGATCGACTTCCTGGAGTTCTACGCGCGGGAGATGCTGCGCTGGGGCGGAGAGATTCCCGTCACGCCCTACCCCGGCGAGTTTCCGGAGACGCTCTACGTCCCGCTCGGCGCGGGCGCCGTGATCCCGCCGTGGAACTTCCCGAACGCGATCCTCACGGGGATGGCGACCGCGGCGCTCGTCGCCGGAAACGCCGTCATCCTCAAGCCCGCGTCCGACACGCCGCTCATCGCGTGGAGGGTCTTCACGCTCCTCGAGGAGGCCGGCGTCCCCGCCGGCGCGCTCAACTACCTCCCCGGGCCCGGCAGCGAGGTCGGCGACCTTCTCGTCGAGCATGCCCAGACGCGCTTCATCTCGTTCACGGGGTCCAAGCAGGTCGGCCTCACGATCAACCAGAAGGCGGCCGCGGTCGCGAAGGGCCAGCGCTGGATCAAGCGCGTCGTCCTCGAGATGGGCGGCAAGGACTTCATCTTCGTGGACGAGGACGCGGACTTCGACTTCGCGGTCTCGCAGGTCGTCGCCTCGGCGTTCGGCTTCCAGGGCCAGAAGTGCTCGGCCTGCTCGCGCGCCATCGTTCACAAACGCCTGTACAAGCGGTTCGTGGACGCGGTCGTCGCGAAGACGGCGAAGCTCACGCAGGGTCCCACGCGGGATCACAAGAACTACATGGGTCCCGTCGCGTCCGAGCGCCAGCTCAAGACCGTGACGGACTACATCAAGGTCGGAAAGCGCGAGTCGAAGCTCGGGACGGGCGGCACGTGGAGCGGGCGCGTCGGCAACTTCGTCGCGCCGACGGTCTTCTACGACGTGAAGTCGACGAGCCGGATCTTCCAGGAGGAGATCTTCGGCCCCGTCCTCGGCATCACCGAGGCGAAGGACTTCGAGACGGGGATCGCGTACGCGAACGCGAGCGAGTACGGCCTCACGGGCTCGTACTTCGGCCGCGACCGCCACCGCATCGCCGAGGCGAAGAAGCGGCTCCACTGCGGGAACCTCTACATCAACAGGAAGTGCACGGGCGCTCTCGTCGGCGTCCACCCCTTCGGCGGCTTCGACATGTCCGGCACGGACAGCAAGGCCGGCGGCCGCGACTACCTCGGCCTCTTCCTGCAGGCGAAGAGCATCTCGGAGAAGCTGCTGTAAGGCCGGCCGCTCCACGAAGTGGTGCAGTCCGGTGCAAACTGGTGTAGCGTGCACCCATGAGCGCCTCACGAACGTCCAAACGCCAGAGCGTCAGCCTCCCGCCGGGTGTCGCCCGGCGGGTCGAAGCCATGGCCCGTCGGCGGCACACGAGCGCGAGCCGAGTCATCGTGGAGCTGATCGAGGACGGGCTCGATGCGCGGGAGCGCGAGAAGAAGGAGTTCTTCGACCTCGCCGAGCGACTCGCCCGCACCGATGACCCCAAAGAACAGGGGCGTATCAAGGACGAGCTCGCCCGGATGACCTTCGGTTCCTAGTGCCGAAGATCCAGTGGACGGCCCTTCCACCCGCGCTTCGCGATCATCTGTTCGACCGCCTCCGTGACCGGAAGATCACCGTCGAGGATCTGTATCTGCTGAAGACGTGGAGAGAGTCGGAGCCGGATGCCCCCGACGGACTCTGGTTCAAGGACTTCGGTTCGTTCAAGGTCTGCGGCGAGGGCCGATTCAGTCCCTGCTGCGCGGCCAGGCTGCGAAAGGGCAGAAGCTGTAGTTCTGCTTACCAGGGGCGGGTTCAGCCTCAAAGCAGAGTTTCTCGTCTTCGACCTCGCCTGATCAGAGGTTCATCCGCCTCAGCAGCGCCTGGAACCGCGGGTGGTCGCGCAGGCTCGCGAAGAGGTACGAGCCCTTGATGCCGTAGATGGCTCCGGACCGGTCCTCGAGCGCGCGCTCCAGGCAGTCCATGGCGGCGTCCCGCTCGCCGAGGCCCGTGTGGACGTGGGCCAGGTAGTAAGGGGCCACGTATTGCGTAATTGCGAGGGCTTCGAGCTGGGAGAGGATGGCCCTCGCTTTCGCCACGTCACCCGTCTGGCCATAGGCCTGGCCCAGCTGCGCACGGAAGATGGTGCTTTCGGGCAAGAGCTCGACGGCGCGCTCGAGCGCGGCGAGGCCCTCGGCGGTCCTCCCGAGCGTCAGGCAGGCCCATCCGAACACCGTGTGAAGACGCGGATAGGAGGCATCCAGCGCCAGGGCGCGCTGAGCTTCGGCGAGCGCCTCCTCCGTCCGGCCTGCCCGCATCAGCTCATTGGGGTAGTCGCTGCGGATCGCCAGCGGGTCGATCTCCCGCGCCCGCCGCATCAGGGCGAGGGACTCGTCGAAGCGCCCCTGCGCCGAGCAGAGCCAGCCGAGCTGCAGACAGATGTCCGCGCTGCCCGGGCTGAGCTTGAGAGCCAGCCGGGACTCCGCTTCCGCCCCTTCCCAGTCGAAATCGCGTGTGAAACGCAGCACCCCCGCGATGCCGTGCGCCTCGGCCAGACCGTCGTCGAGCGCCAGCGCGCGGTTCACCGCCTGCTGCGCGCGGGCGAACGCCTCCACGGGCACGACGCCGCTGATTCCACCGATGACGCCCTCGACGTTCGTCTGTGCGATCCCGGCATAGGCCAGCGCGAACAGGGGGTCGCGAGCGACCGCCTGCTCGAAGAGTGCGAGGGCCCGGGCGGACCCCGCCCTGGTGAACTCCTGGAAGTGGTGCCGCCCCTGCAGGTAGAGCTGGTAGGCCTCGAGGTCGCGCGTCGGCCGCTGGCCGATCCGCGCGCGCTCGTCGAGGGTGAGCTCGGCGCGGAGCGCCGCGGCGATGTGTAGCGCCACGTCGGTCTGGATCGCGAAGATGTCGTCGAGGTCGCGGTCGTACGTCTCGGCCCAGAGATGCTGGTCCGTGCGCGGGTCGACGAGCTGCGCGACGATGCGCACGCGGTTCTTCGAGCGGCGGACGCTTCCCTCGACGAGCATGCCGACGCCGAGCGCCGCGCCGACCTCGCGCAGGCTCTGCTGGTGCTTCTTGAACGCCATGACCGACGTGCGCGACGTGACGCGCAGGGTCCGGATCTTCGCGAGGTGCGCGATCACGTCCTCCGTGATGCCGTCGGCAAAGAACTCGTTCTCGGGATCGGCGCTCATGTTGACGAACGGGAGGGGCGACCGAGAGAGCGCCGGGCGGGAGCCGCGCCGCCGCGAGGTCCGCCCGCGCCCGGAAATGCCGGGAGCCGCCGCGGGTCCTTCTCGAGGGTCCTTCGAAGGAGAGAAACCACGCGTGGCGGCGTTCCGGCCGGCAGGCGCGAAAAGTCCGCCTCTCCCCTGAGGATCGCGGCGAGAGTGTCGGAGGCGGTCTCCCCGTCGAAGGCGCGGCGCCCCGTGAGCATCTCGAGAGGACGCAGCCGAACGCCCACACGTGTCGGCGTCCACCGGCCAGGGCCTGCTCGGGCGACATGTAGGGACCGTCCCCCGAGGCGACCGGGGGATCCTCGCGCCCAGGGCCCGGCGGCTTCTTCGCGAGGCCGAAGTCCAGGAGCTTCAGCCCGTCCGGCGTCACGAGGATGTTCGCGGGCTTGAGGTCCCGGTGGACGATCCCCTTCCCGTGCGCCGCCGCGAGCGCCTCGGCGATCTGCTTCGCATACGACAGAGATTCTTCGAGTGGAAGAGGGCCCGATGCGATTCTTCCTGCCAGGTCGTCGCCTTCGACGAGCTCCATCACGAGAACGTGGCGCGAAGAGAGAGAGGAGGAGGAAGAGGGGATTTCTTCGAATGAGTAGATGGCGGCAATTCCGGGATGATTGAGCGCTGCAGCAGGCCTCTCTCGAACCGCGCCTCCTCTCTTCACCTTCAAAGAACTCTTCCGGCAGACCTTGATCGCAGTCCCGCGGTCTCGGGTCCCGGCCCGGTAGACCTCCCCCATCCCGCCCTTCCCGAGGGGGCGGACCTCGTACGGGCCGAGGCGAGCGCCCGCGGCGAGTGTCATTGGGCCGCCGCCGCAGGGAGCCCGAGCCTCTCGACGAACGCCGCGAAGCGCGTGTCGGCGCGCAACGGGTCGAGGCCCGGCATCCCGGTGAACGGGACGAGCAGCTGCTTCTCGTCGCACGCCCGCCGGAGCGCCTCGAAGGCAGAGTCCGTGTCGTCCAGGGCCGCGAGGAGCCACGCCTCCGAGAGAACCGTGGCCCCCGGCACGGCCCCGGCGCGCAGGGCTTCGAGCACGCTGCGCGCTTCGCCAGTCCGGCCGGCCGCCGCGAGCGCCCACCCGAGCGTGCCCTGAGTGAACGGATTCGCGCGGGCGCGCGCTGCCGCGCGCTCGAGACGTGAAACGGCCCGATCGAACTGCCCCATGGAGACTTCCGCCGCCCCCGAGACCCAGAGCGCCAGGAGGTTGTCCTCGTCGAACGCCAGCGCCTGGTCGGCAAGTCTCCCGGCATCGGCCGCCCGCCGGAGGTTCAGAAGGCAGAATCCGGTCATCGCGTAGGGGTACGGCGCGAGCGGATCGATCTCCCGGGCCCGGTCCAGAGCCGCGATCGCTTCCTCCACTCGCCCCCGGAACGAATGCAGCATCGCGCTCCAGCAATGCGCCTGGACGTTGCCGGGCTCGATCTGCAGCGCTCGGGCCATCGCGCGATCCGCATCCGCCCATCGTCTTTCGCAGAACGCGATCATCCCTTCGACGTAGCGGGCGTCACCGGTCTCGCCCTGCAGACGCTCCGCGGTTGCGAGCTCGGCCTTGGCCTGCGCGTTCGCCTCCACCGAAGGTCGCAGCCCGTATGCCGCCGCGAGGACGTGGATGTCGGCCAGCCCGACCCACGAGGGGCCGTGCGACGGGTCGAGAGCGACGGCCCGCTCGAGGCTGAGGAGGGCGCTGCCGTGGTCGTTCTTCGTGAAGCGAAGGTGGCGGCCCATCAGGTAATGCTGGTACGCCTCGAGGTTCTTCAACTGGGATCTCGGCTGCGGTGCGGTCTGTCCAGGGGTGAGCCGGCTGCGAACCGCGTCGACGACGCCGGCGGCGATCTCGTCCTGCACCGCGAAGATGTCCGCAGCGTCCCGGTCGAACGTCTGCGACCAGACCTGGAAGCCGGACGCGGCATCGGTCAGGCGTGCCGTGACGCGCATCCGCGCGCCCGCCGTGCGGACGCTGCCTTCGAGGACGTGGCCTACGTTGAGGGCGCGCACGATCGCGGGAATGTCCTCTCCCTGCCGCCCGGCACGAAAGGATGACGTGCGCGCGGCCACGCGGATCCCGGCCCCCACGAGCGCGTTCATGATCTCCTCGGCCATCCCCTCGCAGAGGTACTCCTGGTCCTTCGAGGCGCTCATGTCGGAGAACGGCAGCACCGCGATCGAGACGGGCGCCGGCTCGGCGCGCCGCGGCGCGTCGAGGGCCGCGAGTACGTCCCGGGCGCTCGGCACACGGTCCCGCGGGTCCTTCTCGAGACAGCGGCCGATGAGCGCGGCGAGATCCTCCGGCATGTCGGCGCGGACCCGGCCGACGGGCGGCGGCGTGTCGCGCAGGATCGCCGACGCGAGCTCGGCCGAGGAGCCTCCCGCAAACGGCCGCCGCCCCGACGCCATTTCGTAGAGGACGATTCCAAGCGAGAAGAGGTCCGTC is a window from the Acidobacteriota bacterium genome containing:
- a CDS encoding glutamine--tRNA ligase/YqeY domain fusion protein — encoded protein: MDDTKTPAPPVPGKDFIREIVDADGASGKHGGRVATRFPPEPNGYLHIGHAKSICLNFGIAKEYGGTCNLRFDDTNPLKEEVEYVDSIQADVKWLGFDWEDRLFYASDYFEKLYEFAETLIGKGKAFVCDLTADEVRTTRGTLTEPGTNSPYRDRSPAENLDLFRRMRAGEFPDGARTLRAKIDMAAPNINLRDPALYRIRKTVHHRTGDAWHLYPMYDYAHAISDWIERITHSLCTLEFEDHRPLYDWCLEALDLPERPRQIEFARLNVTYTLLSKRKLLHLVTGKHVTGWDDPRMPTLAGFRRRGYTPEAIREFCDRIGLAKRNSVVEVELLEHCLREDLNKRAPRFMGVLDPVKVVLVNWPEGKVETLDAVNNPEDASQGTRAVPFSGTLYIDRDDFREVPPPKYHRLSPGTEVRLRWAYVIRCTEVVKDAAGTITEIRATYDAATKGGEAPGRKVKGTIHWVSAAESLPAEARLYDRLFAVPNPDDAPEGQDFLANLSPDSLVVRSGARVEPALAALPAGTAFQLERTGYFVVDPDSAPGRLVFNRSVSLRDSWGKIEKKAAGAG
- a CDS encoding glutamate--tRNA ligase yields the protein RSEFPAGALDDFVLVRSDGHPLYHFTVCVDDVAMGITHVVRGVDHLPNAPKHVALFRALGAPCPVFAHLGMILGADGKKLSKRHGAAGVEEFRDQGFLPEALVNFLALLGWSPGEDRERMTLAEMTALFALERIGPSPSRFDHEKLQWMNGQYIQETPAARLLALLAPFGLPARDPETLAKGIALLRPRVKTLVELAQGLTVYGDDPSTFDPAGLKKFGKPELAPVLRALAARLDAVEPFTHAAMEEAARALAAETSLGLGQIAQPARLAITGSLASPPLFEMIEVLGRDTTRRRILAFADRIAAPAAPN
- a CDS encoding rhodanese-like domain-containing protein, giving the protein MTVEELKRKLDAGEAVCVLDVREARELAVARYPFAVLHIPMSQVPARLDEIPKDRTVVCACRSGSRSAHIAAFLKSHGRDAVNLDGGILAWSARLDPSISQY
- a CDS encoding L-glutamate gamma-semialdehyde dehydrogenase, producing the protein MLEEFRNEPFTDFSRAEERSAFEAALNRVDRQKGAEIPVVVGGRRLKTGRLLENTNPSDRSEVLSRHHLADRRIALKAVEAAVKAQKSWAELPARERASVLLRAAARMRAKKHDFSATMVLEIGKSWPEADVETAEAIDFLEFYAREMLRWGGEIPVTPYPGEFPETLYVPLGAGAVIPPWNFPNAILTGMATAALVAGNAVILKPASDTPLIAWRVFTLLEEAGVPAGALNYLPGPGSEVGDLLVEHAQTRFISFTGSKQVGLTINQKAAAVAKGQRWIKRVVLEMGGKDFIFVDEDADFDFAVSQVVASAFGFQGQKCSACSRAIVHKRLYKRFVDAVVAKTAKLTQGPTRDHKNYMGPVASERQLKTVTDYIKVGKRESKLGTGGTWSGRVGNFVAPTVFYDVKSTSRIFQEEIFGPVLGITEAKDFETGIAYANASEYGLTGSYFGRDRHRIAEAKKRLHCGNLYINRKCTGALVGVHPFGGFDMSGTDSKAGGRDYLGLFLQAKSISEKLL
- a CDS encoding protein kinase; its protein translation is MTLSPGSRLGPYEILAPLGKGGMGEVWRARDPRLARDVAIKVLPEEFFEGEERRQRFEREARLLAALNHPGIAAIYSFEEIPSFSSSSSRHLLVMELVEGDDLARKISSGPLPLEEIRSYARQIAEALAAAHEKGIVHRDLKPANVRLTSGGRVKLLDFGLAKRTDEPKVGSEDATATAALSEAGAVMGTVPYMSPEQVSGRPLDARTDLFSLGIVLYEMASGRRPFAGGSSAELASAILRDTPPPVGRVRADMPEDLAALIGRCLEKDPRDRVPSARDVLAALDAPRRAEPAPVSIAVLPFSDMSASKDQEYLCEGMAEEIMNALVGAGIRVAARTSSFRAGRQGEDIPAIVRALNVGHVLEGSVRTAGARMRVTARLTDAASGFQVWSQTFDRDAADIFAVQDEIAAGVVDAVRSRLTPGQTAPQPRSQLKNLEAYQHYLMGRHLRFTKNDHGSALLSLERAVALDPSHGPSWVGLADIHVLAAAYGLRPSVEANAQAKAELATAERLQGETGDARYVEGMIAFCERRWADADRAMARALQIEPGNVQAHCWSAMLHSFRGRVEEAIAALDRAREIDPLAPYPYAMTGFCLLNLRRAADAGRLADQALAFDEDNLLALWVSGAAEVSMGQFDRAVSRLERAAARARANPFTQGTLGWALAAAGRTGEARSVLEALRAGAVPGATVLSEAWLLAALDDTDSAFEALRRACDEKQLLVPFTGMPGLDPLRADTRFAAFVERLGLPAAAAQ
- a CDS encoding tetratricopeptide repeat protein, which codes for MSADPENEFFADGITEDVIAHLAKIRTLRVTSRTSVMAFKKHQQSLREVGAALGVGMLVEGSVRRSKNRVRIVAQLVDPRTDQHLWAETYDRDLDDIFAIQTDVALHIAAALRAELTLDERARIGQRPTRDLEAYQLYLQGRHHFQEFTRAGSARALALFEQAVARDPLFALAYAGIAQTNVEGVIGGISGVVPVEAFARAQQAVNRALALDDGLAEAHGIAGVLRFTRDFDWEGAEAESRLALKLSPGSADICLQLGWLCSAQGRFDESLALMRRAREIDPLAIRSDYPNELMRAGRTEEALAEAQRALALDASYPRLHTVFGWACLTLGRTAEGLAALERAVELLPESTIFRAQLGQAYGQTGDVAKARAILSQLEALAITQYVAPYYLAHVHTGLGERDAAMDCLERALEDRSGAIYGIKGSYLFASLRDHPRFQALLRRMNL
- the vanZ gene encoding VanZ family protein; translated protein: MRTRSRLLLWAPVVLLLAFEYWLSDRPPSSFPRLLPFAGGDKFVHAAYFFLTGILAVRAARFGEGWGLAKTAVFLLLGAALWGSSDEIHQSSTPGRSVEIGDVVADVAGVGLAVVAGGWILRTSGLEREA